A region from the Mycolicibacterium phlei genome encodes:
- a CDS encoding DUF4190 domain-containing protein, whose product MSEPDTPDTPPTPPAPPQGYPAGYPGYPPPPPGYPGYPPQGYAGYPPQGYPGYPPPPAAPKNGLGIASLVVAIIALLSAFGGIVLGVVAVVLGFLGWNRAKRGEATNGGVAIAGIALGVLSIIEAIVVIWLAVWGFNEIGGTDYLDCVSRAGNDREAVDACMREFEQRVEDQFSVTLTPTR is encoded by the coding sequence ATGAGCGAACCGGACACCCCCGACACGCCCCCGACTCCCCCGGCACCGCCGCAGGGCTACCCGGCGGGGTATCCGGGCTATCCGCCACCGCCGCCGGGCTATCCCGGCTACCCGCCGCAGGGGTATGCGGGTTACCCACCGCAGGGGTATCCCGGCTATCCGCCGCCGCCGGCCGCCCCGAAGAACGGTCTCGGGATCGCCTCGCTGGTGGTGGCGATCATCGCGTTGCTGTCCGCGTTCGGCGGCATCGTGCTCGGCGTCGTCGCCGTCGTCCTGGGCTTCCTCGGCTGGAACCGCGCCAAACGCGGTGAGGCCACCAACGGCGGCGTCGCCATCGCCGGCATCGCGCTCGGCGTGCTGAGCATCATCGAGGCGATCGTGGTGATCTGGCTGGCCGTCTGGGGGTTCAACGAGATCGGCGGCACCGACTACCTGGACTGCGTGTCGCGCGCCGGCAACGACCGGGAGGCCGTCGACGCGTGCATGCGCGAGTTCGAGCAGCGCGTCGAGGACCAGTTCTCGGTGACGCTGACCCCGACGCGCTAA
- the cydB gene encoding cytochrome d ubiquinol oxidase subunit II, with protein sequence MSLPEVWFGLLAVLFVGFFVLEGFDFGVGMLMEVFGRVAKGDPERHRRAVLNTIGPVWDGNEVWLITAGGAMFAAFPHLYATMFSGFYLALLVILLGMILRIVAIEWRGKIDDPQWRRWADIGIAVGSWLPAVLWGVAFAALVRGLPVDADKQMHLSFGDLINGYTLLGGLTTAGLFLFHGAVFVALKTGGSVRDDALRFANVLALPVTGLLVAFGLWTQLAHGKPWTWIVLGVAALAQIAAVLRVWTRRGEGWAFTFTSVVVAAVVVMIFGVLYPNLMPSSIDPAYSLTIDNASSSHYTLTIMTWAAALCTPLVLAYQGWTYWVFRQRITAERIPDPAGLARQR encoded by the coding sequence ATGTCGCTTCCCGAAGTCTGGTTCGGCCTGCTCGCGGTGCTGTTCGTCGGCTTCTTCGTCCTCGAGGGCTTCGACTTCGGCGTCGGCATGCTCATGGAGGTGTTCGGCCGCGTCGCCAAGGGCGATCCGGAACGCCACCGCCGCGCGGTCCTCAACACCATCGGCCCGGTCTGGGACGGCAACGAGGTGTGGCTGATCACCGCGGGCGGGGCGATGTTCGCCGCGTTCCCCCACCTGTACGCGACCATGTTCTCCGGCTTCTACCTGGCGCTGCTGGTCATCCTGCTCGGCATGATCCTGCGCATCGTCGCCATCGAGTGGCGCGGCAAGATCGACGACCCGCAGTGGCGCCGCTGGGCCGACATCGGCATCGCCGTCGGCTCATGGCTGCCCGCCGTGCTGTGGGGTGTCGCGTTCGCGGCGCTGGTGCGCGGTCTGCCGGTGGACGCCGACAAGCAGATGCACCTGTCCTTCGGGGATTTGATCAACGGCTACACGCTGCTCGGCGGGCTCACCACGGCCGGTCTGTTCCTGTTCCACGGCGCGGTGTTCGTCGCCCTGAAGACCGGCGGCAGCGTGCGCGACGACGCGCTGCGCTTCGCGAACGTGCTGGCACTGCCGGTCACCGGTCTGCTGGTGGCGTTCGGGCTGTGGACGCAGCTCGCCCACGGCAAGCCGTGGACCTGGATCGTGCTCGGCGTCGCGGCGCTGGCCCAGATCGCGGCGGTGCTGCGGGTCTGGACCCGCAGGGGCGAGGGTTGGGCGTTCACGTTCACCTCGGTCGTGGTCGCCGCGGTGGTCGTGATGATCTTCGGTGTGCTGTACCCCAACCTGATGCCGTCGAGCATCGATCCCGCGTACAGCCTGACGATCGACAACGCCTCGTCGAGCCACTACACGCTGACGATCATGACCTGGGCGGCGGCGCTGTGCACCCCGCTGGTGCTGGCGTACCAGGGCTGGACGTACTGGGTGTTCCGCCAGCGCATCACCGCTGAGCGGATTCCCGACCCGGCGGGCCTGGCGCGCCAGAGATGA
- a CDS encoding acyl-CoA thioesterase II yields the protein MSRDFDELLAILDLRLKDDDVYIGSHPSKNPVRTFGGQMMAQAFVAAARSLNHPTPPAALSAHFIAGGDPAKDLEFHVVRLRDERRFANRRVDVMQDGELLTTAMVSFLSGGRSLEHGIAPPELPGPLAVPPVDDLLRGYEDVVPHFVNALRPIDWRYTNDPTWVMRSKGEKLTYNRVWMKALGEMPDDPIMHTAALVYSSDTTVLDSIITTHGLSWGYDRIFAVTTNHSVWFHRPVRFDEWLLYSTTSPVAADSRGLGTGHYFDQSGQPVATVVQEGIVKYFPARG from the coding sequence GTGTCGCGAGACTTCGACGAGCTGCTCGCGATTCTCGATCTTCGCCTGAAGGACGACGACGTCTACATCGGCTCGCATCCCAGCAAGAACCCGGTGCGCACGTTCGGCGGTCAGATGATGGCGCAGGCGTTCGTGGCGGCGGCCCGCAGCCTCAACCATCCGACCCCGCCTGCGGCGCTGTCGGCCCACTTCATCGCCGGTGGTGACCCGGCCAAGGACCTGGAGTTCCACGTCGTGCGGCTGCGCGACGAACGCCGGTTCGCCAACCGCCGCGTCGACGTCATGCAGGACGGCGAGCTGCTCACCACCGCGATGGTGTCGTTCCTGTCCGGCGGGCGCAGCCTTGAACACGGGATCGCACCGCCGGAACTGCCGGGCCCGCTGGCGGTGCCGCCGGTCGACGACCTGCTGCGCGGCTACGAGGACGTCGTCCCGCACTTCGTCAACGCGCTGCGCCCGATCGACTGGCGCTACACCAACGACCCGACCTGGGTGATGCGCAGCAAGGGCGAGAAACTGACGTACAACCGGGTGTGGATGAAGGCGCTCGGCGAGATGCCCGACGACCCGATCATGCACACCGCGGCGCTGGTGTACTCGTCGGACACCACGGTGCTGGACTCGATCATCACCACCCACGGATTGTCGTGGGGCTACGACCGCATCTTCGCGGTCACCACGAACCACTCGGTGTGGTTCCACCGTCCGGTCCGGTTCGACGAGTGGCTGCTGTACTCGACGACGTCGCCGGTGGCCGCCGACTCGCGCGGGCTGGGCACCGGCCACTACTTCGACCAGTCGGGTCAGCCGGTCGCGACCGTGGTGCAGGAGGGCATCGTCAAGTACTTCCCGGCGCGCGGTTAG
- a CDS encoding ATP-binding cassette domain-containing protein: MREVLRARLPRLALAILLGVLSLGSALALAAISAWLITRAWQMPPVLHLTVAVVAVRALGISRGVLGYCQRLAAHDTALRSAADIREAVYRRLAAAPVETTMRLPAGELVARVGAAVDDLADVLVRAVLPIAVAAVLGVAAVVAIALISPAAAVVLAVCLLVAGVVAPWLAARAARDTEAVAAEHHSDRDVAVMLALEHAPELRVGGRLDAVLAEANRRHRDWGAATDRAARPAAAAGAVSTLAIGASVVGAVVAGFGIANIVAPTTLAILMLLPLSAFEATTALPAAAVQLTRSRIAARRIAELTAPDAAARTRPEVPPIVLKPGERRVITGPSGSGKTTQLLKLAETYPDAVFLAEDAHLFETTVRDNLLVARGDATDDEIRSALRRVGLGQWLDGLPDGLSTVLVGGAAAVSAGQRRRLLLARALLTTAPIVLLDEPTEHLDAADGSRILTELLTPGGLFPAERTVVIATHHLPQRVTSAA, encoded by the coding sequence ATGCGTGAGGTGTTGCGGGCGCGACTGCCCAGACTGGCGCTGGCGATCCTGCTCGGCGTGCTGTCCCTGGGCAGCGCGCTGGCGCTGGCCGCGATCTCCGCCTGGTTGATCACCCGGGCCTGGCAGATGCCGCCGGTGCTGCACCTGACCGTCGCGGTGGTGGCGGTGCGCGCACTGGGCATCTCGCGCGGTGTGCTCGGCTACTGCCAGCGACTGGCCGCTCACGACACCGCGCTGCGCTCCGCCGCCGACATCCGGGAGGCGGTGTACCGCAGACTCGCCGCGGCACCGGTGGAGACCACGATGCGGCTGCCCGCGGGCGAACTGGTGGCGCGGGTCGGCGCGGCGGTCGACGACCTGGCCGATGTGCTGGTGCGCGCGGTGCTGCCGATCGCGGTGGCCGCGGTGCTCGGCGTCGCGGCGGTGGTGGCGATCGCGCTCATCTCCCCCGCCGCCGCCGTCGTCCTGGCGGTCTGCCTGCTCGTCGCGGGCGTGGTCGCACCCTGGCTGGCCGCCCGCGCCGCACGCGACACCGAAGCCGTTGCCGCCGAACATCATTCCGACCGCGACGTCGCTGTGATGCTGGCGCTCGAACACGCACCGGAGCTGCGGGTCGGCGGTCGGCTGGACGCCGTGCTCGCCGAGGCCAACCGCCGTCACCGCGACTGGGGTGCGGCGACGGACCGGGCCGCCCGACCCGCGGCGGCCGCAGGCGCGGTGTCCACCCTGGCGATCGGTGCCAGCGTGGTCGGCGCCGTCGTCGCCGGTTTCGGCATCGCCAACATCGTCGCACCCACGACGCTGGCGATCCTGATGCTGCTGCCGCTGTCGGCGTTCGAGGCCACCACCGCGCTGCCGGCCGCCGCCGTGCAGCTCACCCGGTCCCGCATCGCCGCCCGCCGGATCGCCGAGCTCACCGCACCCGACGCCGCCGCGCGCACCCGGCCCGAGGTCCCGCCGATCGTGCTGAAACCCGGTGAGCGACGGGTGATCACCGGCCCGTCCGGCTCGGGCAAGACCACCCAGCTGCTCAAGCTCGCCGAGACCTATCCGGACGCAGTCTTTCTCGCCGAGGACGCCCACCTGTTCGAGACCACCGTGCGGGACAACCTGCTCGTCGCCCGCGGTGACGCCACCGACGACGAGATCCGCTCCGCGCTGCGGCGGGTCGGACTCGGGCAGTGGCTCGACGGGCTGCCCGACGGGTTGTCGACGGTGCTGGTCGGTGGCGCGGCCGCGGTGTCGGCCGGACAGCGCAGGCGGCTGCTGCTGGCCCGCGCACTGCTCACCACCGCGCCCATCGTGCTGCTCGATGAACCCACCGAACATCTCGACGCCGCCGACGGCAGCCGGATCCTGACCGAACTGCTCACGCCCGGCGGACTTTTCCCCGCCGAGCGCACCGTGGTGATCGCCACCCACCATCTGCCGCAGCGGGTAACGTCAGCGGCATGA
- a CDS encoding glutamate synthase subunit beta, whose translation MADPTGFLKVPKVEAPKRPVDERVGDWREVYAQQDMNERAAEVAEQARRCMDCGIPFCHSGSAGCPLGNLIPEWNDLVRRGRWDAASDRLHATNNFPEFTGRLCPAPCEAACVLSISEEHTGGSVTIKRIEQTIADHAWLNGRVQPQPAAISTGRKVAIVGSGPAGLAAAQQLTRAGHDVTVYERDDRIGGLMRYGIPEYKLEKATLDQRLAQMRAEGTRFVTETEVGVDVSVEQLRNQYDAIVLAVGALRARDHQVEGRQLKGVHLAMEHLVPANKECEGDGPSPISAKGKHVVIIGGGDTGADCLGTAHRQGALSVTQLDYNPEPPAVRDDTRTPWPTWPLVLRTRLSPAHAEGGERRYEVAVQRFLGDDSGHVRALEIAEVKVERDADGRRIITPVGEPFEIPCDLALLAIGFEGVEHMPLLDELGLRLNRRGALPCGSDWQTDAPGVFVCGDAHRGASLIVWAIAEGRSAAHAVDSYLMGESDLPAPVVPGAVPLSVV comes from the coding sequence GTGGCTGACCCCACCGGATTTCTCAAGGTGCCCAAGGTCGAGGCGCCCAAGCGGCCCGTCGACGAACGGGTCGGCGACTGGCGCGAGGTCTACGCGCAGCAGGACATGAACGAGCGTGCCGCCGAGGTCGCCGAGCAGGCCCGCCGGTGCATGGACTGCGGAATCCCGTTCTGCCACTCCGGATCCGCGGGCTGCCCACTGGGCAACCTGATCCCGGAGTGGAACGATCTGGTGCGCCGGGGCCGCTGGGACGCCGCCAGCGACCGTCTGCACGCCACCAACAACTTCCCGGAGTTCACCGGACGGCTGTGCCCGGCGCCGTGTGAGGCGGCCTGCGTGCTGTCCATCTCCGAGGAGCACACCGGCGGCAGCGTCACGATCAAGCGCATCGAGCAGACCATCGCCGACCACGCCTGGCTCAACGGTCGCGTGCAACCGCAGCCCGCCGCCATCTCGACCGGCAGGAAGGTCGCGATCGTCGGTTCGGGACCGGCGGGACTGGCTGCCGCACAACAGCTCACCCGCGCCGGCCACGACGTGACGGTCTACGAGCGCGACGACCGGATCGGCGGGCTGATGCGCTACGGCATCCCGGAGTACAAGCTCGAGAAGGCGACGCTGGACCAGCGACTGGCCCAGATGCGGGCCGAGGGAACGCGGTTCGTCACCGAGACCGAGGTCGGCGTCGACGTCAGCGTCGAGCAGCTGCGCAACCAGTACGACGCGATCGTGCTGGCGGTGGGTGCGCTGCGGGCCCGCGACCACCAGGTCGAGGGCCGTCAGCTCAAGGGTGTGCACCTGGCGATGGAGCACCTGGTGCCCGCCAACAAGGAGTGCGAGGGCGACGGGCCCAGCCCGATCAGCGCCAAGGGCAAGCACGTGGTGATCATCGGCGGCGGTGACACCGGTGCTGACTGCCTGGGCACCGCGCACCGGCAGGGCGCGCTGTCGGTCACCCAGCTCGACTACAACCCGGAGCCTCCCGCCGTCCGCGACGACACCCGCACCCCGTGGCCGACGTGGCCGCTGGTGCTGCGCACCCGGCTGTCGCCGGCGCACGCCGAGGGTGGGGAGCGCCGCTACGAGGTCGCGGTGCAGCGGTTCCTCGGCGACGACAGCGGCCATGTGCGGGCGCTGGAGATCGCCGAGGTCAAGGTTGAGCGCGACGCCGACGGGCGCCGCATCATCACCCCGGTCGGGGAGCCGTTCGAGATCCCGTGTGATCTGGCGTTGCTGGCGATCGGTTTCGAGGGCGTCGAGCACATGCCGCTGCTCGACGAGCTCGGGCTCAGACTGAACCGGCGTGGCGCTTTGCCGTGCGGCTCGGACTGGCAGACAGACGCCCCCGGGGTGTTTGTCTGCGGTGACGCCCACCGGGGCGCGTCGCTGATCGTGTGGGCGATCGCGGAGGGCCGCAGCGCCGCCCACGCGGTCGATTCCTACCTGATGGGCGAGTCGGACCTGCCCGCGCCGGTGGTGCCGGGCGCGGTTCCGCTGTCCGTCGTCTGA
- a CDS encoding cytochrome ubiquinol oxidase subunit I: MDALDVSRWQFGITTVYHFIFVPLTIGLAPLIAAMQTAWVITGNNAWYRLTRFFGKLFLINFALGVATGIVQEFQFGMNWSEYSRFVGDIFGAPLAMEGLVAFFFESTFIGLWIFGWTRLPRLLHLACIWIVAIAVNLSAFFIIAANSWMQHPVGAHFNPETGRAELTSIGALFTNNTAIAAFSHAVFGAFLTAGTFVAGVCAWWLMRSRDQAANQTMFRNATVMGCLVVLVSTLGLVITGDIQGKLMFQQQPMKMASAESLCHTETDPNFSVLTVGTHNNCDGVIHLIEVPYVLPFLAEGQFEGVRLEGVENLQQQYVEKFGPGNYRPNLFVTYWSFRVMIGLLAIPTLFALYALWATRGGRVPRSPWFSRFALLSLPMPFLANSAGWVFTEMGRQPWVVAPNPTGDQLVRLTIAEGVSDHSTGLVVLSLVAFTLIYGVLAVIWFWLIRRYVGEGPQEHDSEPVAPPPPDQQDVAPLSFAY; the protein is encoded by the coding sequence ATGGACGCACTTGATGTGTCACGGTGGCAGTTCGGAATCACCACCGTCTATCACTTCATATTTGTTCCGCTGACCATCGGTCTGGCGCCGCTGATCGCGGCCATGCAGACCGCCTGGGTGATCACCGGCAACAACGCCTGGTACCGGTTGACCCGCTTCTTCGGCAAGTTGTTCCTGATCAACTTCGCGCTGGGCGTGGCCACCGGCATCGTCCAGGAGTTCCAGTTCGGCATGAACTGGAGCGAGTACTCACGGTTCGTCGGTGACATCTTCGGCGCACCGCTGGCGATGGAGGGCCTGGTCGCCTTCTTCTTCGAGTCGACCTTCATCGGCCTGTGGATCTTCGGCTGGACCCGGTTGCCGCGCCTGCTGCACCTGGCCTGCATCTGGATCGTCGCGATCGCGGTGAACCTGTCCGCGTTCTTCATCATCGCGGCCAACTCCTGGATGCAGCACCCGGTCGGCGCGCATTTCAACCCGGAGACCGGCCGTGCCGAACTGACCAGCATCGGCGCGCTGTTCACCAACAACACCGCCATCGCGGCGTTCAGCCACGCGGTGTTCGGCGCCTTCCTGACCGCGGGCACGTTCGTCGCCGGCGTCTGCGCGTGGTGGCTGATGCGGTCCCGCGACCAGGCCGCCAACCAGACCATGTTCCGCAACGCCACCGTGATGGGCTGCCTGGTGGTGCTGGTCTCGACGCTGGGCCTGGTGATCACCGGCGACATCCAGGGCAAGCTGATGTTCCAGCAGCAGCCCATGAAGATGGCCTCGGCGGAGTCGTTGTGCCACACCGAGACCGATCCCAACTTCTCCGTCCTCACGGTCGGCACCCACAACAACTGCGACGGCGTCATCCACCTCATCGAGGTGCCCTACGTGCTGCCGTTCCTGGCCGAGGGCCAGTTCGAGGGGGTGCGCCTGGAAGGCGTCGAGAACCTCCAGCAGCAGTACGTGGAGAAGTTCGGGCCCGGCAACTACCGGCCGAACCTGTTCGTCACCTACTGGTCGTTCCGCGTGATGATCGGCCTGCTGGCCATCCCGACACTGTTCGCGCTGTACGCGCTGTGGGCCACCCGCGGCGGCCGGGTGCCGCGCTCCCCCTGGTTCAGCCGGTTCGCGCTGCTGTCGCTGCCCATGCCGTTCCTGGCCAACAGCGCGGGCTGGGTGTTCACCGAGATGGGCCGCCAGCCCTGGGTGGTGGCGCCCAATCCGACCGGTGACCAGTTGGTGCGGCTGACCATCGCCGAAGGCGTCTCCGACCACTCCACGGGCCTGGTGGTGCTGTCGCTGGTGGCGTTCACCCTCATCTACGGCGTGCTCGCCGTGATCTGGTTCTGGCTGATCCGGCGCTACGTCGGCGAGGGACCGCAGGAACATGACTCCGAACCGGTCGCGCCGCCGCCGCCCGACCAGCAGGACGTCGCACCGCTGTCGTTCGCGTACTGA
- the pyk gene encoding pyruvate kinase, producing MNRRGKIVCTLGPATSTDETVRALVEAGMDVARLNFSHGDYPDHEAHYKRVRAASDATGRAVGILADLQGPKIRLGRFKDGPTFWAAGETVRITVDDVEGTHDRVSTTYKRLAEDATAGDRVLVDDGNVGLVVEEIDGNDVVCKVTEGGPVSNNKGMSLPGMNVSAPALSEKDIEDLEFALKLGVDLVALSFVRSPADIELVHEVMDRVGRRVPVIAKLEKPEAIDNLEAVVLAFDGIMVARGDLGVELPLEEVPLVQKRAIQMARENAKPVIVATQMLESMIESSRPTRAEASDVANAVLDGADAVMLSGETSVGKYPLEAVKTMARIIHAVEENSVAAPPLTHVPRTKRGVISYAARDIGERLDAKALVAYTQSGDTVRRLARLHTPLPLLAFTSLPEVRSQLALSWGTETFIVPYTETTDGMIRQVDKSLLELGRYKRGDLVVVIAGIPPGTVGSTNLIHVHRIGEDDV from the coding sequence GTGAATAGACGCGGAAAGATCGTCTGCACCCTCGGTCCGGCGACATCGACCGACGAAACCGTGCGCGCTCTGGTCGAGGCCGGGATGGATGTGGCGCGCCTGAACTTCAGCCACGGCGACTACCCCGACCACGAGGCGCACTACAAACGCGTGCGGGCGGCTTCCGACGCCACCGGCCGCGCCGTCGGCATCCTCGCCGACCTGCAGGGTCCCAAGATCCGGCTGGGCCGGTTCAAGGACGGCCCGACCTTCTGGGCCGCCGGGGAGACCGTGCGCATCACGGTCGACGACGTCGAGGGCACCCACGACCGGGTGTCGACCACGTACAAGCGCCTCGCCGAGGACGCCACGGCCGGTGACCGGGTGCTCGTCGACGACGGCAACGTCGGCCTCGTTGTCGAGGAGATCGACGGCAACGACGTCGTCTGCAAGGTCACCGAGGGCGGACCGGTCAGCAACAACAAGGGCATGTCGCTGCCGGGCATGAACGTCTCGGCGCCGGCGCTCTCCGAGAAGGACATCGAGGACCTCGAGTTCGCGCTCAAGCTCGGGGTGGACCTGGTGGCGCTGTCGTTCGTGCGGTCCCCGGCCGACATCGAACTCGTCCACGAGGTGATGGACCGCGTCGGCAGGCGGGTGCCCGTCATCGCCAAGCTCGAGAAGCCGGAGGCCATCGACAATCTCGAGGCGGTGGTGCTGGCGTTCGACGGCATCATGGTGGCCCGCGGCGACCTCGGGGTGGAGCTGCCGCTCGAGGAGGTGCCGCTGGTTCAGAAGCGGGCCATCCAGATGGCAAGGGAGAACGCCAAACCCGTCATCGTCGCGACCCAGATGCTGGAGTCGATGATCGAGAGCTCGCGGCCGACGCGCGCGGAGGCCTCCGACGTGGCCAACGCCGTGCTCGACGGCGCCGACGCGGTGATGCTGTCGGGGGAGACCTCGGTCGGCAAGTATCCGCTCGAGGCGGTCAAGACGATGGCCCGCATCATCCATGCGGTGGAGGAGAATTCGGTGGCCGCACCGCCGCTGACCCACGTGCCGCGGACCAAGCGCGGCGTCATCTCCTACGCCGCCCGCGACATCGGTGAGCGGCTCGACGCCAAGGCGCTGGTGGCCTACACCCAGTCGGGTGACACCGTGCGCCGGCTGGCCCGGCTGCACACCCCGCTGCCGCTGCTGGCGTTCACCTCGCTGCCGGAGGTGCGCAGCCAGTTGGCGCTGAGCTGGGGCACCGAGACGTTCATCGTTCCCTACACCGAGACCACGGACGGCATGATCCGCCAGGTCGACAAGTCGCTGTTGGAGCTCGGACGCTACAAGCGCGGCGATCTCGTGGTGGTGATCGCGGGCATCCCGCCGGGCACCGTGGGTTCGACGAACCTGATCCACGTGCACCGGATCGGGGAGGACGACGTTTAG
- the cydD gene encoding thiol reductant ABC exporter subunit CydD, with product MNLWRASAAMRRYLVASVACGVVISAATIAAAVVLAHIVAGVITDPEARQLGQWTGPLALLAGLWLLRAGAQWWQGRLSSASATRVIAELAGQVLRTVTALSPRALAARRDTAAALITTGLDGLRPFLTGYLPTVFLSGILTPAAVLVIAVYDWRSAVIVLVALPLIPIFMILIGLLTKERSEAALAAMTTLQSRMLDLVAGIPTLRALGRIDGSAERIAELAAAHRRSTMATLRIAFLSALVLELLATLGVALVAVSIGLRLVFGEMTLVAGLTALLLAPEVFWPLRRVGAEFHAAQDGKTAADAALELLDSLPPQQAGTRTVDAAGAVIRLEDLDADVAPGRVTVLTGPNGCGKSTLLHTVLGLHPGRVSVDGVPVEDLELRQWWSQVAWLPHRPALVPGTVRANLELFGPLSDLESACRDSGFDEVVASLPDGLDTVIGRDGEGLSLGQRQRLGLARALGSDAPVLLLDEPTSHLDAEMERRVLAAITARARTGATVLVVGHRDPVLAIGDRVLRMGSLVDA from the coding sequence ATGAACCTATGGCGGGCCTCGGCGGCGATGCGGCGATACCTCGTCGCATCCGTCGCCTGCGGGGTCGTGATCAGCGCGGCGACGATCGCGGCGGCGGTGGTGCTCGCCCACATCGTCGCCGGCGTGATCACCGATCCGGAGGCCCGCCAACTCGGGCAGTGGACGGGCCCGCTGGCGCTGCTGGCGGGCCTGTGGCTGCTGCGGGCCGGCGCGCAGTGGTGGCAGGGCCGGCTGTCCTCGGCCAGCGCGACCCGCGTCATCGCCGAACTGGCCGGCCAGGTGCTGCGCACGGTCACCGCGCTGTCCCCGCGGGCGCTGGCCGCCCGGCGCGACACCGCCGCCGCGCTGATCACCACCGGGCTCGACGGGCTGCGGCCCTTTCTCACCGGCTACCTGCCGACGGTGTTCCTGTCCGGGATCCTCACCCCCGCCGCGGTGCTCGTGATCGCGGTCTACGACTGGCGCTCGGCGGTGATCGTGCTGGTCGCGCTGCCGCTGATCCCGATCTTCATGATCCTGATCGGCCTGCTGACCAAGGAGCGCTCGGAGGCGGCGCTGGCGGCGATGACCACGCTGCAGTCGCGGATGCTGGACCTGGTGGCCGGTATCCCCACGCTGCGCGCACTGGGCCGCATCGACGGGTCGGCCGAGCGGATCGCCGAACTGGCCGCCGCGCACCGCCGTTCGACGATGGCCACCCTGCGGATCGCGTTCCTCTCGGCGCTGGTGTTGGAACTGCTGGCCACGCTCGGGGTGGCGCTGGTCGCGGTCAGCATCGGGTTGCGGCTGGTGTTCGGGGAGATGACGCTGGTCGCCGGGTTGACCGCGCTGCTGCTGGCGCCGGAGGTGTTCTGGCCGCTGCGCCGCGTCGGCGCCGAGTTCCACGCCGCGCAGGACGGCAAGACCGCCGCCGACGCCGCGCTGGAGCTGCTCGACTCGCTGCCGCCGCAGCAGGCAGGCACCCGCACGGTGGATGCCGCGGGTGCGGTGATCCGGCTCGAGGACCTCGACGCCGATGTCGCGCCCGGGCGGGTGACGGTGCTGACCGGGCCCAACGGCTGCGGTAAGTCGACGCTGCTGCACACCGTCCTCGGGCTGCACCCGGGCCGGGTGTCGGTCGACGGGGTGCCCGTCGAGGACCTGGAGCTGCGGCAGTGGTGGAGCCAGGTCGCCTGGCTGCCGCACCGGCCCGCTCTGGTACCCGGCACCGTGCGCGCGAACCTGGAACTGTTCGGACCGCTGTCCGACCTCGAATCCGCTTGCCGGGACTCAGGTTTCGACGAGGTGGTGGCATCGCTGCCGGACGGGCTGGACACCGTGATCGGGCGCGACGGTGAGGGCCTCTCGCTCGGACAGCGGCAGCGCCTCGGGCTGGCCCGGGCCCTGGGCTCCGACGCGCCGGTGCTGCTGCTCGACGAGCCCACCTCGCATCTGGACGCGGAGATGGAGCGCCGGGTGCTCGCCGCGATCACCGCACGGGCCCGTACGGGTGCGACAGTCCTCGTTGTCGGACACCGCGATCCGGTCCTGGCGATCGGCGACCGCGTGCTGCGGATGGGGAGTCTGGTCGATGCGTGA